One window of Hippoglossus stenolepis isolate QCI-W04-F060 chromosome 1, HSTE1.2, whole genome shotgun sequence genomic DNA carries:
- the LOC118112203 gene encoding sorting nexin-1: MAASSDRSPPPLPAAEEPEAGATDSDEGEDIFVNNSNPVAVSRGVSQPDCVGEQPPDLFSEEQASNTNTKANGVHSDDDNDLFADAHVELSTDKSGSSGRKELSTSSGPCPASSVAQSPAPMQATSMEQLEEEEAEDSFDLDVAVTNPEKVGDGMNAYVAYKVSTRTSLAMFSSKTFSVRRRFSDFLGLYEKLSVKQSHHGCIIPPPPEKNVVGMTKMKVGMDDPSSGEFVERRRAALERYLQRIVCHPSLIQDPDVRAFLEREDLPRAVNTQALSGAGFLKMISKASDAVNKMTIKMNESDTWFEDKFQEVENEEQQLRKLHAVVDSLVNHRKELCGNTAVFAKSMAMLGNSEDNTALSRALSQLAEVEDKMEQLHQEQAASDFFIFAELLADYIRLLGTVRACFDQRMRAWQRWQEAQSTLQKKRESEAKLLWANKPDKLQQAKEEITEWESRVTQFERDFDRIGMTVRKEVLRFEKEKAKDFKSQIVRYLEAMLHSQHRLIKFWEAFLPEAKAIA; this comes from the exons ATGGCGGCCAGCTCAGACCggagtcctcctcctctccccgcGGCCGAGGAGCCAGAAGCCGGGGCCACCGACAGCGACGAAGGAGAGGACATCTTCGTCAATAAC AGTAACCCTGTGGCTGTGAGTCGAGGAGTTTCTCAGCCAGACTGTGTCGGTGAACAGCCTCCGGATCTGTTCAGTGAAGAGCAGGCCAGCAACACTAATACCAAAGCCAACGGAGTTCACTCTGATGATGACAACGACCTGTTTGCTG ATGCACACGTGGAGCTGAGCACAGACAAGTCTGGTAGCTCTGGAAGGAAGGaactctccacttcctctggcCCTTGTCCTGCCTCCTCGGTCGCTCAGAGCCCTGCACCCATGCAGGCCACCTCCATGGAGCAG CtcgaggaggaagaagcagaggatAGTTTTGATTTGGATGTTGCTGTCACCAACCCTGAGAAAGTTG GGGATGGCATGAATGCGTATGTGGCCTACAAAGTGTCCACCAGG ACTTCCTTGGCCATGTTCAGTAGTAAAACCTTCTCTGTGAGGAGGCGATTTAGTGACTTCCTGGGTCTTTATGAGAAGCTGTCAGTCAAGCAGTCGCACCATGGTTGCATCATTCCACCACCACCCGAGAAAAATGTTGTAG GAATGACCAAGATGAAGGTGGGAATGGATGATCCGTCATCAGGCGAGTttgtggagagaagaagagcagcTCTGGAGAG ATATCTTCAGAGAATCGTCTGTCACCCATCGTTAATACAAGATCCTGATGTCCGTGCGTTCTTGGAGAGAGAAGAT CTTCCCAGGGCTGTGAACACCCAGGCGCTGAGCGGAGCTGGCTTCCTCAAAATGATCAGCAAGGCATCAGATGCTGTCAACAAGATGACCATCAAGATGAATGAGTCCGACACT TGGTTTGAGGACAAGTTCCAGGAGGTGGAGAATGAGGAGCAGCAGTTGAGGAAGCTTCATGCCGTGGTCGACTCCCTGGTCAATCACAGGAAGG AGCTGTGTGGGAACACAGCAGTATTCGCCAAAAGTATGGCCATGCTGGGGAACTCTGAGGACAACACAGCCCTGTCCCGGGCCCTGTCCCAGCtggcagaggtggaggacaaGATGGAGCAGCTGCATCAGGAGCAGGCAGCCAGTGACTTCTTCATCTTTGCAGAGCTGCTGGCCGACTACATCCGCCTGCTGGGTACTGTGCGG GCCTGTTTTGACCAGCGAATGCGGGCGTGGCAAAGATGGCAGGAGGCTCAGAGCACGCTTCAGAAGAAGAGAGAGTCCGAGGCCAAGCTGCTGTGGGCCAACAAGCCTGACAAGCTGCAGCAGGCCAAAGAAGAGATCACTGAG TGGGAGTCGAGGGTCACTCAGTTCGAGAGAGACTTTGACAGGATTGGCATGACAGTACGCAAGGAGGTTCTCAGGTTTGAG aaagaaaaagcaaaggaTTTCAAGAGCCAGATAGTCCGATATCTGGAGGCCATGCTGCATTCTCAACATCGG CTTATTAAGTTTTGGGAGGCGTTCCTGCCTGAGGCAAAGGCGATCGCTTAA